Genomic window (Leptospira selangorensis):
AAAGCTTTCAAATTAATGAAAACTTATAAGGGAGATGAGCATGAAACTTAAAACTAAAGACTTTGATTCGCTTTTGAATAGAGAACTAAAGAATAAAGATTTTAAGAAAGAATACGATGCTCTTTCCAATGAATTCACTCTTGCCAAAGAAATTATTAAACTTCGTAAGAAACGGAATTTAACTCAAAAAGATTTAGCAGAAAAGATAGGGACTTCTCAGCCAGCAATTGCAAGAATTGAGTCTGGAAATTATAGGAATTTATCTCTTTCTTTTATTAATCGTCTTGCTAAAGCATTAGATGCAGAACCTGTTATTCATTTAAAGAGTAAAGGCGCTTAGTTTAACCAGCCACTTCGCATAACTGTCGGCTTATCGCTGCGCTTCGAGATTGCTTCGCAACTCTTGCTTGGGCTACGCCACATTTTGCTTTGTCACTCATCTTGCGTGGCAAGCTTCGTGCCAAGTGCTTTGCACTCGCAAAACGTCGATAACCCTTGGTCGTTAGACGCAATAGCAAAAATATGAAATATTTACAAAAATTTATATTAGTTATATTCATAGCGACCTCACTAGTCTCTTGCTATAATTTTCGTATGACGAGCGCAGTCAGAAGATCTATTACTCAACCTGAAAATGAATATAGAATTAGCAATTTTATTTCGCTAAAGCAATCTGCAAAAAATGTATTGATAGTTGAAGTAGATATTGAAAAGGATTCGAAACAGATCAAAAACGTTTGTGGGGTTATTAAGATTCCTCCGGGAAAGGTTGAATTTAGCAATTATCCATGGTCGACTAATATAATTTTTTCAGAATGTGATACTATGCTTAAAGGGAAGATTATTACATTAAAAGAAATAAGCCAACGAATTTGGAACAAAAATAGAGTTGAGTCTTTCAATATAAGCATAGAAATTCCAATGCTCGTAAATGAAGAAATTAAATATAAATATTTTGAGATGCAAAGTGTCACGTTGGATGATATAAATTCGCACATCAGTATTCGAGATATATCTTTGAGTAAGCACAAGAAAGCAAATATTGTCTGGTACCCTTTTGCTTTTTCATATGATTTACTATCTGGAACACTTCATACAATTGGAGCGCCATTTGGTATGGCTTGTCTGTATGGAGTGGGAAATAATAATACTTTTATATTTTTTGCGAGCTTGCCTTTTTGCGGTATATATAAAGTATTTAGTTTTCTTGACGAGATAGATTTATAGAAACATTGAATTGCGGGCTTTAGCAAGGCGATTTTGTTAACAAGCTACTGCGTCTAACTATCGGCTCTGACGCAGCGCTTCGAGATGCTTCGCACTCTCGCTTGGCCTTCGGCACATTTCGCTTTGTCACTCGTCTTGCAGGGCAAGTCTCGCGCCAAGTC
Coding sequences:
- a CDS encoding helix-turn-helix domain-containing protein; this translates as MKLKTKDFDSLLNRELKNKDFKKEYDALSNEFTLAKEIIKLRKKRNLTQKDLAEKIGTSQPAIARIESGNYRNLSLSFINRLAKALDAEPVIHLKSKGA